Proteins encoded within one genomic window of Triticum aestivum cultivar Chinese Spring chromosome 2D, IWGSC CS RefSeq v2.1, whole genome shotgun sequence:
- the LOC123051390 gene encoding uncharacterized protein isoform X2, with the protein MAGGPLSFWNDWASQIGVLLSLFFQVMLHIFANIRRHKDASNWLRFPLWVAYQLSDSTATYAAGQLLFSGATKDHHLIAFWVPFLLLHLGGPDNITAYALEDSKLWGRHLLSLLVQVLGAGYVLYKHIVGSGTFLMVAAILISVVGAAKYGERTWALRSAKFSSLRSSLKVRSHDIHHQQFYTEYQDWYNDDELVLQHAHSLFHICKRGIVDCVIAVDDSDSQNEVDSLDSKIIQGFSKDRQHMWRVMEMELSLMYDILYTKAGAVHTWVGYCIRVISPPAIATSLVLFQLSSKDDYSLVDVAITYTLLGGALFLETKSLLVALGSSWVFAFLCTTQWDWLRHSALCAGRWHRLRHTLFSLRRSWPGKMIMTVSSRRWSGTMGQRNMLRSCARQVDPMSQCLGNLSKMLSLGEWWDRRQLWTIDVPEKVKKYPWSNVTSIDMNTMGLLRTGWGKMALDEEHYPGLLKELNVFHGVDFHESVISWHIATDLILAATEGHHVSDDDVELVSVLSNYMMFLLVDYPGMLPGLPQNWLYEQTCKQLEKISSKHVAGSRGNNICTVLKNLFRPHHHRGWKPSELEKEIAIDILKELEDPNFNNPRLSYARTIANTLLRRKENKVEMLQRLWLDFLFYAANRCNREEHARKLGSGGELLTVVWLYQEHLHQVKQDRKKRQSPV; encoded by the coding sequence ATGGCTGGAGGGCCGTTGAGCTTCTGGAATGACTGGGCGTCCCAGATCGGGGTTCTCTTGAGCCTCTTCTTCCAGGTCATGCTCCATATCTTTGCCAACATCCGTCGGCATAAAGACGCCTCAAATTGGCTGAGGTTCCCCCTCTGGGTGGCGTACCAGCTGTCCGACTCCACTGCGACATACGCCGCCGGCCAGCTCCTCTTCAGCGGCGCAACAAAAGACCACCACCTCATCGCCTTCTGGGTGCCGTTCCTCCTACTGCACCTCGGCGGCCCGGATAACATCACCGCCTACGCCCTCGAGGATAGCAAGCTCTGGGGGCGCCACTTGCTAAGCCTTCTGGTCCAGGTCCTTGGTGCTGGATATGTCCTATACAAGCATATTGTCGGCAGCGGGACCTTCCTCATGGTGGCTGCCATCTTGATATCTGTTGTCGGTGCTGCAAAGTATGGGGAGAGGACCTGGGCGCTCCGGTCCGCCAAGTTCAGCAGCCTCCGGAGCTCTCTCAAGGTACGGTCACATGACATACATCACCAGCAATTTTACACTGAGTATCAAGACTGGTACAACGATGACGAACTAGTCCTGCAGCATGCTCACTCCCTGTTTCATATCTGCAAGCGTGGGATAGTTGATTGCGTGATTGCGGTGGATGACTCAGATAGCCAGAATGAGGTGGATTCTCTGGATAGCAAAATAATCCAGGGCTTTTCGAAAGACCGTCAACACATGTGGAGGGTGATGGAGATGGAGCTCTCCCTCATGTATGATATCCTGTACACAAAGGCAGGCGCAGTCCACACTTGGGTTGGCTACTGCATCCGTGTCATCTCGCCGCCCGCCATTGCCACCTCTCTCGTGTTGTTCCAGTTGAGCAGCAAAGATGATTACAGCCTAGTTGATGTTGCCATCACGTACACCTTGTTGGGTGGCGCCTTGTTCCTGGAGACGAAATCGCTCCTTGTCGCACTAGGGTCAAGCTGGGTCTTTGCCTTCTTGTGTACCACACAATGGGATTGGCTCCGGCATTCTGCTCTGTGTGCTGGAAGATGGCATCGGCTTCGGCACACACTTTTTTCTCTTCGCCGGTCTTGGCCTGGCAAGATGATCATGACAGTAAGCTCGAGGAGGTGGTCAGGCACCATGGGGCAGCGCAACATGCTGCGGTCTTGTGCCAGACAGGTGGATCCGATGAGTCAATGCCTAGGCAATCTGTCCAAGATGCTGAGCCTTGGTGAGTGGTGGGACAGGAGGCAGTTGTGGACCATTGATGTCCCTGAGAAGGTCAAGAAGTATCCATGGAGTAATGTCACATCAATTGATATGAACACAATGGGCTTGCTCAGGACTGGATGGGGCAAAATGGCACTGGATGAAGAGCACTACCCTGGGCTGTTGAAGGAGTTGAATGTCTTTCATGGAGTTGACTTCCATGAGAGCGTCATCAGCTGGCACATCGCCACCGACTTGATCCTTGCTGCAACGGAGGGCCATCACGTGTCTGATGATGATGTGGAGCTAGTCAGCGTACTGTCCAACTACATGATGTTCCTCCTCGTGGACTACCCCGGCATGCTACCAGGCCTTCCCCAAAACTGGTTGTACGAGCAAACCTGCAAACAACTGGAGAAGATAAGCAGTAAGCATGTTGCTGGTTCTCGTGGCAACAACATCTGCACTGTGCTGAAGAACTTGTTCCGACCACACCATCACCGTGGCTGGAAACCTTCTGAGCTTGAGAAGGAGATCGCCATTGACATACTGAAAGAGCTGGAAGACCCCAACTTCAATAATCCTAGGCTCAGTTATGCACGCACTATTGCGAATACACTGCTTCGTAGAAAGGAAAATAAGGTTGAGATGCTGCAAAGGCTGTGGTTGGACTTCCTGTTCTACGCAGCCAACCGGTGCAACAGGGAGGAGCATGCGAGGAAGCTTGGCAGCGGTGGTGAGTTGCTGACCGTCGTGTGGCTTTATCAAGAACACCTCCACCAAGTAAAACAGGACAGGAAAAAGAGGCAGAGCCCTGTGTAA
- the LOC123051390 gene encoding uncharacterized protein isoform X1, which produces MHRRPRSTPPCPPCCHCLRCRIKLTTMAGGPLSFWNDWASQIGVLLSLFFQVMLHIFANIRRHKDASNWLRFPLWVAYQLSDSTATYAAGQLLFSGATKDHHLIAFWVPFLLLHLGGPDNITAYALEDSKLWGRHLLSLLVQVLGAGYVLYKHIVGSGTFLMVAAILISVVGAAKYGERTWALRSAKFSSLRSSLKVRSHDIHHQQFYTEYQDWYNDDELVLQHAHSLFHICKRGIVDCVIAVDDSDSQNEVDSLDSKIIQGFSKDRQHMWRVMEMELSLMYDILYTKAGAVHTWVGYCIRVISPPAIATSLVLFQLSSKDDYSLVDVAITYTLLGGALFLETKSLLVALGSSWVFAFLCTTQWDWLRHSALCAGRWHRLRHTLFSLRRSWPGKMIMTVSSRRWSGTMGQRNMLRSCARQVDPMSQCLGNLSKMLSLGEWWDRRQLWTIDVPEKVKKYPWSNVTSIDMNTMGLLRTGWGKMALDEEHYPGLLKELNVFHGVDFHESVISWHIATDLILAATEGHHVSDDDVELVSVLSNYMMFLLVDYPGMLPGLPQNWLYEQTCKQLEKISSKHVAGSRGNNICTVLKNLFRPHHHRGWKPSELEKEIAIDILKELEDPNFNNPRLSYARTIANTLLRRKENKVEMLQRLWLDFLFYAANRCNREEHARKLGSGGELLTVVWLYQEHLHQVKQDRKKRQSPV; this is translated from the exons ATGCATCGGCGCCCGCGGTCGACTCCGCCATGCCCGCCCTGCTGCCAT TGCTTGCGTTGCAGGATCAAGCTCACAACAATGGCTGGAGGGCCGTTGAGCTTCTGGAATGACTGGGCGTCCCAGATCGGGGTTCTCTTGAGCCTCTTCTTCCAGGTCATGCTCCATATCTTTGCCAACATCCGTCGGCATAAAGACGCCTCAAATTGGCTGAGGTTCCCCCTCTGGGTGGCGTACCAGCTGTCCGACTCCACTGCGACATACGCCGCCGGCCAGCTCCTCTTCAGCGGCGCAACAAAAGACCACCACCTCATCGCCTTCTGGGTGCCGTTCCTCCTACTGCACCTCGGCGGCCCGGATAACATCACCGCCTACGCCCTCGAGGATAGCAAGCTCTGGGGGCGCCACTTGCTAAGCCTTCTGGTCCAGGTCCTTGGTGCTGGATATGTCCTATACAAGCATATTGTCGGCAGCGGGACCTTCCTCATGGTGGCTGCCATCTTGATATCTGTTGTCGGTGCTGCAAAGTATGGGGAGAGGACCTGGGCGCTCCGGTCCGCCAAGTTCAGCAGCCTCCGGAGCTCTCTCAAGGTACGGTCACATGACATACATCACCAGCAATTTTACACTGAGTATCAAGACTGGTACAACGATGACGAACTAGTCCTGCAGCATGCTCACTCCCTGTTTCATATCTGCAAGCGTGGGATAGTTGATTGCGTGATTGCGGTGGATGACTCAGATAGCCAGAATGAGGTGGATTCTCTGGATAGCAAAATAATCCAGGGCTTTTCGAAAGACCGTCAACACATGTGGAGGGTGATGGAGATGGAGCTCTCCCTCATGTATGATATCCTGTACACAAAGGCAGGCGCAGTCCACACTTGGGTTGGCTACTGCATCCGTGTCATCTCGCCGCCCGCCATTGCCACCTCTCTCGTGTTGTTCCAGTTGAGCAGCAAAGATGATTACAGCCTAGTTGATGTTGCCATCACGTACACCTTGTTGGGTGGCGCCTTGTTCCTGGAGACGAAATCGCTCCTTGTCGCACTAGGGTCAAGCTGGGTCTTTGCCTTCTTGTGTACCACACAATGGGATTGGCTCCGGCATTCTGCTCTGTGTGCTGGAAGATGGCATCGGCTTCGGCACACACTTTTTTCTCTTCGCCGGTCTTGGCCTGGCAAGATGATCATGACAGTAAGCTCGAGGAGGTGGTCAGGCACCATGGGGCAGCGCAACATGCTGCGGTCTTGTGCCAGACAGGTGGATCCGATGAGTCAATGCCTAGGCAATCTGTCCAAGATGCTGAGCCTTGGTGAGTGGTGGGACAGGAGGCAGTTGTGGACCATTGATGTCCCTGAGAAGGTCAAGAAGTATCCATGGAGTAATGTCACATCAATTGATATGAACACAATGGGCTTGCTCAGGACTGGATGGGGCAAAATGGCACTGGATGAAGAGCACTACCCTGGGCTGTTGAAGGAGTTGAATGTCTTTCATGGAGTTGACTTCCATGAGAGCGTCATCAGCTGGCACATCGCCACCGACTTGATCCTTGCTGCAACGGAGGGCCATCACGTGTCTGATGATGATGTGGAGCTAGTCAGCGTACTGTCCAACTACATGATGTTCCTCCTCGTGGACTACCCCGGCATGCTACCAGGCCTTCCCCAAAACTGGTTGTACGAGCAAACCTGCAAACAACTGGAGAAGATAAGCAGTAAGCATGTTGCTGGTTCTCGTGGCAACAACATCTGCACTGTGCTGAAGAACTTGTTCCGACCACACCATCACCGTGGCTGGAAACCTTCTGAGCTTGAGAAGGAGATCGCCATTGACATACTGAAAGAGCTGGAAGACCCCAACTTCAATAATCCTAGGCTCAGTTATGCACGCACTATTGCGAATACACTGCTTCGTAGAAAGGAAAATAAGGTTGAGATGCTGCAAAGGCTGTGGTTGGACTTCCTGTTCTACGCAGCCAACCGGTGCAACAGGGAGGAGCATGCGAGGAAGCTTGGCAGCGGTGGTGAGTTGCTGACCGTCGTGTGGCTTTATCAAGAACACCTCCACCAAGTAAAACAGGACAGGAAAAAGAGGCAGAGCCCTGTGTAA